AAACATTAAGAGAAATAAACTATTATCATTTTTAAAGGATATGGAGTTTTTCTATAGAATAAATTAAGATAGCTCTAAGAATAAAGCGCAATTAGGGAGATGAAGTAAATGGATAACGATTTTTTTAATAGTGATGGCACTCTTTTTAAAGTTTTTGAATGGGTAAGTAGACTGGTATTTCTTAATCTTTTGTGGATTTTCTTTACTATTTTAGGATTGGGCATATTTGGTTTTATGCCTGCAACCCTTGCTACATTTAGCCAAATATATAAATGGCTAGACGGTAAAAACAATATAAAATTATTAAAAGAATTTTGGAAGGATTATAAAGCAAGCTTTATAAGAATAAATTTAATTGGCTTTGTAATGATTATAATAGCTTTTATATTATATATAGACTTAAGCTATTTTCAGGAAAGGACCGGGATCCTCTTTTCTTTTTTAACCATAATAGTCTGGTTATTAATATTCTTTTATATTTTTGTTTTCATATATATGTTCCCGATTTTTTTAAAGTATGATCTTAAAATTTATTATATTTTAAAAAATGCTCTCTTTTTTGTTTTTATAACCCCTAAGGAAACAGTACAAATGATTCTTGCATTAATCTTACCATTAATATTTTTTAGATATTTGCCAAGTTTATTGCCTTTTTTAGGTGTTAGTTTACCAATTTTCTTAATATCCTGGGTTTCAAATAAGACTCTTTACAAGGTAGAGGAGAAAGTCCGACAAAACAATTAATTCTTTCCCGAAAGATTAAAACTTGCTCAAAGTTTTATTTTGTGGTATAATTTTCTTAAAAGTGCGTGGTGATAAAAATGGCAGTAACAATTGATGATGTAGCAAAAAAGGCCGGTGTAGCTAGCTCAACAGTATCAAGGGTATTTAATAATAAAGGAAGAATATCTGAAGAAACAAGACAAAGAGTACTAGAGGTTGCCAAAGATTTGAATTATCAACCAAGAAAATATGAAAAAAAGAAGCAAGTAATACTAAATAATAATATATTTATTATTTATAACAAAAAAACTCAAGTTGAAAATAATATTTTTTATAATGAAGTAATGGAAGGTTTAGAACAAATTCTTTCAGAAAATCAATATAATTTATTATTTAAAACAATAAGTGGAGAAAAAGAAAAAGATCAACAAATAATAGATTTTATTTTAAACTCCGATGATAAAGCTGGAATAATATTTTTGGGTTTTCTTGGTTATGAAATGGATAATGATATAATAGTAAGTATAAAAGAAAAAGGTATTCCGCTAATACTTATAGATAATATTCTTTTGGAACAAGATGTTGATTGTGTTGTTACTGATAATTATTATGGAGCAATAAAAGGGGTTAACTATTTAATTGAACTCGGTCACAAAGAGATAGCTTTTATTGGTGGCCCTTTAAGTCATGTTTCTTTAAATGAAAGATATATGGGATATAAAACAGCTCTTAAAAGAGCAGGATTTGAAAAAAAAGATCATTTAGTTAAGATATGTGATCCTGATTTTTTAGTTGAAGAAGGATATCAAGCTACTTTGGAAATATTTAATAATGATGAAAAAAATCCAAGTGCTATATTTGCAGCTAATGATGATTTGGCTACAGGTGTTTTAAAAGCTGCCAACGAAACCGGTATAATTGTACCCGGGCAATTATCAGTTTTAGGTTTTGATGATGTATATTTTTCAAGACATACAACACCACCTTTGTCAACTATTAAGGTTTTTAAACGACAAATGGGTAGAGAAGCTGCTAAAAGATTATTAGAATTAATTAATGGCATTTCTACTAAACCAATGAAAGATATAGTTACAACAGAATTAGTTGTAAGGGGTTCTACAGGAAAACCCCCTATTAGTTTAGATTAAAATGCAGCTAGCAAATTCTTAAATAAAATATTTTAGTAAATTTCCTTGAGCAAGTAATTGCGCAAGGTATTTTTTTTGCCTTATAAAAGTTTTTATGATATAATTATATTACTGATGTAAGTGTTAGAATAGCAAGCATTCAAAAGATTGAGCAACATTTTGAGCAAAAATAAGTTTTCTTGATTTTACTTACTTTTTTATTGCTAGTGTCAAAAAATCTATCAAAAAGTTATGCATAGAAAAATATATCTATTGAGGCTTTACTGATTTTTTATCAAGTTGATACTTGTTTTATATTGATGATGCATTTAATATTTAATGCTTGCCTTAAAAGTTTATGCCTTTTTAGAAATATGAAAAAAATATTTATAAGGAGAGGTTGAAATGAATAAAAAAGTAAAAATTATAGGAGAATCACTAACTAATATTCCCTGGGAGGATAAACCTGATGGCTGTAAAGATCCTGTTTGGCGTTATAGTAAAAACCCTATTATACCAAGGGATTTATTAGCGACTTCAAATAGTATCTTCAACAGTGCTGTTGTTCCATTTGAAGGAGAGTTTGCTGGTGTTTTTCGTGTAGATAACAAAGCTAGAGATATGCAGATTCATGCAGGTAGGAGTAAGGATGCAATTAACTGGAAATTAGAAGAAGAAGCAATTGATTTTATATTTGATGACCCAGAAATTGGTGAGTCATGGTATAAATATGATCCTAGAGTAGTTAAAATAGAAGATACATATTATATTATCTGGTGTAATGGTTATCATGGTCCAACTATAGGTCTTGGCTACACTACTGACTTTAAGAATTTTTATCAATTAGAAAATGCTTTTTTACCTTTTAATAGAAATGGTGTTTTGTTCCCTAGAAAAATAAATGGAAAATATGTAATGTTGAGTAGACCAAGTGATAACGGTCATACACCTTTTGGAGATATCTTTTTAAGCGAAAGCCCAGATTTAGTTCACTGGGGAAAACATCGTTTTGTAATGGGTACCACTGGTGGTTGGCAGAGTACCAAAATAGGCCCAGGACCTGCCCCGATAGAGACTAATGAAGGATGGTTAATGATATATCATGGTGTGTTAACATCTTGTAATGGATATGTTTATAGTATGGGGGCAGCTTTGTTAGATATTGATGAACCATGGAAGGTTAAGTATAGAACAAAGCCATATTTCTTATCACCACAAACAGAATATGAGTGTGTTGGAGATGTACCTAATGTAGCCTTCCCTTGTGCTGCTTTAAGTGATGCTGATACAGGCCGAATAGTTATCTATTATGGTGGTGCTGACACAGTTGTAGCGATAGCTTTTACCACCGTTGATGAATTAGTTAATTACACAAAAGAGAACTCTTTATAATATATGTTCATTCAGCAAATGGCTAAACAGTAGTCTGTTATAAACGCTTCCGCCAATTGCAAAGTTTATGTTATATAGTAAAATAAACGACATGATACTTCCAAAGTAGATAGTCTATTCGAATTTGAATAGATTGTCTACTTGGGGGTATTTTTTTATGTCAAAAAAATCTTTTTAAAGTAAAAGGGTGATTTTTATTATTTTACTTAAAAATTAAAATTTCTATCACAAATTTTTCACAAATATGAATTATACTTATTATTGTAAAAGCTCATATCATTCAGGAGGTGTTTTAAGATTTAGCTTATTTTTTCTAAATTAAAAAAATAAAGGAGTGTTGTTAATGGGTTTGTTTTCTATATTTTCTAAATCAAAGTATGATGATAAGAAGTTAACTATTACGGCAGAAAGTGCAATAAAGAATCATCCTTTTTTAAAAAAAGAGACTAATGTTAGTGCTATATCTGAAGACGGGGTCGTACAAATTATTGGTGCTGTAAAATCAGAAAAAAATAAAAATAAAATACTAAAAGAAGTTAAAAAAAGATTGAAATCACTTAATTACGAAAGAATAGAAGATAATTTAACTTCTTGAATATAAGTAGAATTTTAATATAATACTTTCTTGAACGCTTTATAATATTGACTAGAAATATATTTAATGATCTAAGAATT
This region of Halanaerobiaceae bacterium ANBcell28 genomic DNA includes:
- a CDS encoding DUF624 domain-containing protein, which gives rise to MDNDFFNSDGTLFKVFEWVSRLVFLNLLWIFFTILGLGIFGFMPATLATFSQIYKWLDGKNNIKLLKEFWKDYKASFIRINLIGFVMIIIAFILYIDLSYFQERTGILFSFLTIIVWLLIFFYIFVFIYMFPIFLKYDLKIYYILKNALFFVFITPKETVQMILALILPLIFFRYLPSLLPFLGVSLPIFLISWVSNKTLYKVEEKVRQNN
- a CDS encoding LacI family DNA-binding transcriptional regulator codes for the protein MAVTIDDVAKKAGVASSTVSRVFNNKGRISEETRQRVLEVAKDLNYQPRKYEKKKQVILNNNIFIIYNKKTQVENNIFYNEVMEGLEQILSENQYNLLFKTISGEKEKDQQIIDFILNSDDKAGIIFLGFLGYEMDNDIIVSIKEKGIPLILIDNILLEQDVDCVVTDNYYGAIKGVNYLIELGHKEIAFIGGPLSHVSLNERYMGYKTALKRAGFEKKDHLVKICDPDFLVEEGYQATLEIFNNDEKNPSAIFAANDDLATGVLKAANETGIIVPGQLSVLGFDDVYFSRHTTPPLSTIKVFKRQMGREAAKRLLELINGISTKPMKDIVTTELVVRGSTGKPPISLD
- a CDS encoding glycoside hydrolase family 130 protein, which translates into the protein MNKKVKIIGESLTNIPWEDKPDGCKDPVWRYSKNPIIPRDLLATSNSIFNSAVVPFEGEFAGVFRVDNKARDMQIHAGRSKDAINWKLEEEAIDFIFDDPEIGESWYKYDPRVVKIEDTYYIIWCNGYHGPTIGLGYTTDFKNFYQLENAFLPFNRNGVLFPRKINGKYVMLSRPSDNGHTPFGDIFLSESPDLVHWGKHRFVMGTTGGWQSTKIGPGPAPIETNEGWLMIYHGVLTSCNGYVYSMGAALLDIDEPWKVKYRTKPYFLSPQTEYECVGDVPNVAFPCAALSDADTGRIVIYYGGADTVVAIAFTTVDELVNYTKENSL